The Campylobacter suis genome includes the window GCTTCAGATAAATGAAGCAAATTTAAAGCTAAATGAGCTTAAAACAATACAGCAAAATCTAAATAATCTTAATAACATAAAAGAAAAGCTAAACCAATACATAAACCTAGATGATAGACATATCCGCGAAAATAGCTCACCATTTATGGCGATAAACGGCAAGAAAACAGACCTTGCAAAGGCTAGGATCAATGTTTTTATAAAAGCTTTAATGCTTCATCGCTCTTGCATTTTGCAAAATAAATCAAAATTTGTTGCAAATCTTAAAATGTTTGAGTCAAAGGATTTAACCACTCTTGATAAACAGCAAAGGCTAAATATTTTACAAAGCTTGTTTATGATAGTGCCAGTTATCAGCACGACTTTTGCATCTATGTCTAGATTTTTTGATAAATACGGTGTTGGCAAAAATGATATCGCGATGATGCTTGTTGATGAGTCAGGTCAGGCAAATATCTCAAACGCAGTGGGTGCTTTATGGCGTGCAAAAAATGCTGTAATAGTAGGCGACCCGCTGCAACTAGAGCCAGTCGTTACGCTACCTAGTAGCTTAAACGAGGTGCTTTTGCGCCAAAATGATACAAAAAATGAGTTTAATGTCGCCACGACTTCACTTCAAGCAAGGGCGGATAAGGTTCAAAATTTAGGTGCCTACATAGGCGATACTTGGGTTGGTTCGCCCTTGATAGTTCATCGTAGGTGCGATGAGCCTATGTTTGGCGTGGCAAATGATACGACATATGATGGCGCCATGATATGGGGTAGAAAGAGCAATGCTGGATTTTTGGGTGATTTTGGCGTAAAAAGTTCTTGGATAGATGTTCGTGGAAGCTTTGTGGGAAATAGCTGCAAAGAGGAGCTAGAAGCTGCCGATAAGCTTTATGAAGAGCTAAAGATAAAAATAGATGAGTATAACAAAAAGGCAGATTTGCACAATCAAACCCACCAGCACAAGATGGCGTTACTTGATGCTAAAAAAGATATACAAGTCATTACGCCATTTACCGATATCGTGCGTGCTAGTAGGTCGCATAAATGTCACGCAAACACGATACACACTATGCAGGGACAAGAGGCAAGCATTATTATATTTATCCTAGGTGGAGGGTCTGCTGGTGCTAGGGCTTGGGCTAGCGCAAAACCAAATTTATTAAATGTCGCGCTAACAAGGGCTAAGCACTACATCTATATCATCGGCGATAAAGCAGCTTGGAGCGAGCTTAAATACTTTAGCGTAGCAGCGAGTAGGATTTAAATTTGTATCATTTTTTATCAGATATAATTGCATATGTTTTATCGTAAAAAGCCATATCATAAAATCAGCTAGCTTTATTTAAGACAAAAAATGCTAGCTAAAAAGCTGACTTGAACTAAATTTTGTCAGCTCATAAAAATACAAAAAGAGTTAAAATTTAGCAAGCAAAATGCTTGCTAAATTCACTAAGCGCATGCGCCTTTGCATTTTTCAAGTATGCGGCGTGCAGCATTTGAAGCGACTATTAAACCGCCCGCAGACATTATAATGTCTTTTATGACAAGGCGACCTGCGCCAGATAGATAAGGAAAACCATGATTTGGACTTTCGGTTATTCCTAGAGCTGGGTTGCCTAGATTTGGAACCCAAGTTTCGGGAGTTGTTATCAAAAATGATAGAGTAACGATAGACATACCAAAGGTGAGCAAACCTCCAACAAGCCCAGCTTTTGGGAACCAAATACCAAGCAAAACAAGAGTGCCGATAGTGCATATCATAAAGCCTATAAAGTATGAAGCTGTGTATGTGCCGTTGCTCTTGTGCCATTCGATATTTTTAGGTACGACTAAGCCTTCAGGATTTTTATGCAAGTTATATTCTGCGACCATTTTACCTTTGCCATTATCAACTATATCTTTATTGTTTAACATATAGCTAAAAAACGGACTATTGGTAACAAAAGGCACTATACCGTCGGCTTCGTACTGAACGACTTTTAGTCCGCCTATCCAAGCCATTACGATAAAAATGGCAACACTAATGTAATTTACAAAACATTTTTGAGAATTTGCTAGAAATTCTAAATATTTTTGCATATTTTTCCTTAATAATTTTTTTTAATTTAATAATTGATATTAAATTAATTCGCGAATTATACATATTGCAACTTAAATGTTACTAAAAATTTTGAAAATATTACAAAATATTAAATTTTAGAGTATTATGTTTTGAAAACGCCTATTTTTGGGACTATTATGCTAAATTTGCATTTTTACTTTTTCTGTAAAAATAAAAAATTTTGATATAAATTTTTGAAAAATTTAAGCATTGGACTATTTATTTTGATTTGGTGCTTTTGTTATCAATATCATCATGACCGACATTTTTTAGTAGGTTAAAATTTTTAAAGTTATATTGAAAATTAAAAATCGTATTTTTAAAAAGAAAATTAAGGAAAAAGTTAGTGGCGGATAGAGAGGGATTTAAAAATATATTTAAAATCCCATATTTTAGGCATAAGATTATATAGTGATACAAAAAGTGATACAATTTAGAATCATCTTTTTATATAATGAGTCTTAATCTAGACAGTCAGATATTATAGCATAATTTTATACCATAATGACTTTTTTAAGAGCAATATAAGGCCACAAATTCTCAAAATCAGACTTTACCTTTTAAGTCAGGAAATATAAAAAGATGCTTTAATTGCTTGGGTGGTTTTATTTGAGCCCACCTAAAACTCAGTTTATGATATAATACATAAAAAATACAAGGATGGACATGCAAGTAGTTCTAAATAATGTTGATAATACCATGTTATCTATACTTGAAAATCTAAAAACCCTTGCTCCAAACCTACAAATCATCAAAGAGCCTTGCGTGTATAGTGATGATGAGATAAAAACTAGGATAGAAGAGGGTGTGCAAAGTATAGAAAATGGTACTGCAAAACTATACACATTTGATGAAATGAAGCAAAAATTTAGCGTCAAATGATATATTTTCTACCCAAATTTGATGATAATCTAAACAAGATATATAACTATATATCACTTGATAGTCCAAGCAGAGCAGATAAATTTTGCACTGAGCTATTTGATAAGATAGCAAAGATAGAATATATGCCTTTAAGCTTTCGCAAAAACCTACAAATAAACCGCGATGATATAAGAGATTTGATATTTAAGGGCTATGTTATGCCATTTTTGATAAAAGATGGGGATTATTATGTGTTAGATATTTATAAGAATAATGAATGGAGTGGAATTTAGATATCTGCTAAATCTTCCATTTGTCTAATCTTTCATGTTAAATAATTTTATTAAGCAAGTTGTGTTTTTGATAACAGGCATACAAAATCTATATTTACTTCAAGCATAAATATAATCAAATTTAAGTATATTTATTCAAACATTGATAATACTTACTTAGCAAACTCGAAACGAGCTTGCTGTAAGGTCTTGGCCAGACGGGCAAAATAGCCTAGCGGCTATGATAAAAATCACCTTTGAACTTGTCTAGTCAAATTGGGGGATTTTTATTAAAAAACAGGTTGATATTTTTTGCTTGCAGTGTAAATTTGCTTATACAAAAATCTAAGCTTCTATGCTAAATTATCTTTTTAGGCAGACCTATGTATGCTATATATTTAAATCAAAAAGTAGCAAAAGAAATTTTACATTTTAATTAAAAGGAGTAATGTTATGCTTAAAAATTGAAAGAAGTGCAATATTATCTTGCT containing:
- a CDS encoding DUF417 family protein; translated protein: MQKYLEFLANSQKCFVNYISVAIFIVMAWIGGLKVVQYEADGIVPFVTNSPFFSYMLNNKDIVDNGKGKMVAEYNLHKNPEGLVVPKNIEWHKSNGTYTASYFIGFMICTIGTLVLLGIWFPKAGLVGGLLTFGMSIVTLSFLITTPETWVPNLGNPALGITESPNHGFPYLSGAGRLVIKDIIMSAGGLIVASNAARRILEKCKGACA
- a CDS encoding type II toxin-antitoxin system RelE/ParE family toxin; protein product: MIYFLPKFDDNLNKIYNYISLDSPSRADKFCTELFDKIAKIEYMPLSFRKNLQINRDDIRDLIFKGYVMPFLIKDGDYYVLDIYKNNEWSGI